One region of Thermodesulfobacteriota bacterium genomic DNA includes:
- a CDS encoding VPLPA-CTERM sorting domain-containing protein, whose protein sequence is MLKILCTAVALTGMLAAFGLESAQAASVYVMSSGNATADAAVGSALTGAGHTVTAGLPWHQQNGGQGLASHDAVVLLNNYNWSSSPMPAAGQAEILDYVQNGGGLVTSEWFVWNLGSSDRFPGLAPLSPVQPTGSYNSAASTTYTQVTANPILNEGLPAAMTFALGNISGTETVFNPWPGATVFYSSSNGGGVPGSGGVVGWDAGSGRVISFSTLIGLTELSQPDYAHLFVNAVEWSAAVPLPGALWLLGSGLAGLAVWRRRAA, encoded by the coding sequence ATGCTGAAGATCCTGTGCACCGCCGTAGCTCTGACCGGCATGTTGGCAGCATTCGGGCTTGAGTCCGCCCAGGCGGCCAGCGTTTACGTCATGTCTTCCGGCAATGCCACGGCGGATGCCGCCGTGGGCTCGGCCCTCACCGGGGCCGGGCATACGGTCACCGCCGGCCTGCCCTGGCACCAGCAGAACGGCGGCCAAGGCCTGGCCAGCCACGATGCTGTGGTGCTGCTCAACAACTACAACTGGTCGTCTTCGCCCATGCCGGCGGCCGGGCAGGCGGAGATTCTGGATTACGTCCAGAACGGCGGCGGCCTGGTGACCTCGGAGTGGTTTGTCTGGAACCTCGGCTCCAGCGACCGCTTCCCGGGCCTGGCTCCCCTGTCGCCGGTGCAGCCCACCGGCAGCTACAACTCGGCTGCCAGCACCACCTACACCCAGGTCACGGCGAATCCGATCCTGAACGAGGGCCTGCCGGCAGCCATGACCTTCGCCCTGGGCAACATCTCCGGCACCGAGACCGTGTTCAACCCTTGGCCCGGGGCGACCGTCTTCTATTCCTCCAGCAACGGCGGCGGGGTGCCGGGGTCCGGCGGCGTCGTCGGCTGGGACGCCGGCAGCGGCCGGGTGATCTCGTTTTCCACCCTCATCGGCCTGACCGAGCTGTCGCAGCCTGATTATGCCCATCTGTTTGTCAACGCCGTGGAGTGGAGCGCTGCCGTGCCGCTGCCGGGCGCCCTCTGGCTGCTGGGCTCGGGCCTGGCTGGTCTGGCCGTCTGGCGCCGCCGCGCCGCCTGA
- a CDS encoding methyl-accepting chemotaxis protein, with product MQWLRDLSIGKKLYLGFSVVVLILGGVAAYQLARQHGLGQVQDEGARRAKDAQELLEIQVRAADVYSEVADAIINRDLTSSRRSLEAVQAQAQEDIRTVRQLVDTDEERRQAEIFAARYGTYLALYRDRLLPLLEQPEVDGAAVSRLDGEIDGVREETLAAIGAIVQSLRLESEAGDATFDAISAATTRVSSGLVALGALVAAGLAMLVARLITRPVAEMVAAADRLAQGDVAVDLHAAGRDEIGQLAIAFGRMVANIKAQAATAQAIAQGDLAVEVRLASEADVLGRSMLGMVTALQGLVGEVALLTRAAVEGRLATRGDASRFQGGYREIVAGVNATLDAVIGPLTVAAGYVERIAKGDIPPAITDSYQGDFNAIRNNLNVLITAMDQVAQVAQEIAAGNLLVQVRERSEQDTLMHALADMVRKLSAVVQEVKAAADSVASGSEQLSSSATELSQGATEQSASVEEVSASMEEMAASIRQNADNAVQTERIAIKASGDAKEGGQAVARTVEAMKQIASKISIIEEISRQTNLLALNAAIEAARAGEHGKGFAVVAAEVRKLAERSQKAAGEITELASTSVAVAEKAGDLLAKILPDVQKTADLVQEIAASCREQDSGTQQINRAVQQLDQVVQQNASASEEMSSTSEELASQATQMQASIAFFKVDDRGAGRVALSGGSVRRAGQAGPKARGAAPRLPSGKAASGQGQGASVVLDSRGAGDVEFEAY from the coding sequence ATGCAGTGGCTCCGTGACCTTTCCATCGGCAAGAAGCTCTACCTGGGGTTCTCGGTCGTGGTGCTCATCCTGGGTGGGGTAGCGGCGTATCAGCTGGCCAGGCAGCACGGACTGGGCCAGGTGCAGGACGAGGGTGCCCGGCGGGCGAAAGACGCCCAGGAGCTGCTGGAGATCCAGGTGCGGGCCGCGGATGTCTACTCGGAGGTGGCCGATGCCATCATCAACCGGGATCTGACCTCGTCCCGCCGCAGCCTGGAGGCGGTCCAGGCCCAGGCCCAGGAGGATATCCGCACGGTACGCCAGCTGGTCGACACCGATGAGGAGCGCCGGCAGGCGGAGATCTTTGCCGCCCGGTATGGCACCTATCTGGCGCTCTATCGGGACCGGCTGCTGCCTCTTCTGGAGCAGCCGGAGGTCGATGGAGCGGCCGTTTCCCGGCTGGATGGCGAGATCGACGGCGTGCGGGAGGAGACGCTGGCGGCCATCGGCGCCATCGTTCAGTCCCTGCGGCTGGAAAGCGAGGCCGGCGATGCCACCTTCGACGCCATCTCCGCGGCCACCACCCGGGTCTCCAGTGGGCTGGTGGCCCTGGGCGCTCTGGTGGCCGCCGGGCTCGCCATGCTGGTGGCGCGGTTGATCACCCGGCCGGTGGCCGAGATGGTGGCGGCGGCCGATCGGCTGGCCCAGGGCGACGTGGCGGTGGATCTCCATGCCGCCGGCCGGGACGAGATCGGCCAACTGGCCATCGCCTTCGGCCGAATGGTGGCCAACATCAAGGCCCAGGCGGCCACCGCCCAGGCCATCGCCCAAGGTGACCTGGCGGTGGAGGTCAGGCTGGCCTCGGAGGCGGACGTCCTGGGCAGGAGCATGCTCGGGATGGTGACCGCTCTGCAGGGCCTGGTGGGGGAGGTGGCCCTGCTGACCAGGGCAGCGGTGGAGGGCCGGCTGGCGACCCGGGGCGATGCCAGCCGTTTCCAGGGGGGGTATCGGGAGATCGTCGCCGGGGTCAACGCCACCCTGGACGCGGTGATCGGCCCCCTGACCGTTGCCGCCGGCTACGTGGAGCGGATCGCCAAGGGCGACATCCCACCCGCGATCACCGACAGCTACCAGGGCGACTTCAACGCCATCAGGAACAACCTCAACGTGCTCATCACGGCCATGGACCAGGTGGCCCAGGTGGCGCAGGAGATCGCCGCCGGCAATCTCCTGGTGCAGGTACGGGAGCGCTCCGAACAGGACACCCTCATGCACGCCCTGGCGGACATGGTGCGGAAGCTGTCGGCGGTGGTGCAGGAGGTCAAGGCGGCTGCCGACAGCGTCGCTTCCGGCAGCGAGCAGCTGAGCTCCTCGGCCACGGAGCTGAGCCAGGGCGCCACTGAGCAGTCGGCCTCGGTGGAGGAGGTGAGCGCCTCCATGGAAGAGATGGCGGCCAGCATCCGGCAGAACGCCGACAACGCGGTCCAGACCGAGCGGATCGCCATCAAGGCCTCCGGGGATGCCAAGGAGGGCGGGCAGGCGGTGGCCCGTACCGTCGAGGCCATGAAGCAGATCGCCAGCAAGATCTCCATCATCGAGGAGATCTCCCGGCAGACCAACCTCCTGGCCTTGAACGCTGCCATCGAGGCGGCCCGGGCCGGCGAGCACGGCAAGGGCTTCGCGGTGGTGGCCGCCGAGGTCAGGAAGCTCGCCGAGCGCAGCCAGAAGGCAGCCGGCGAGATCACCGAGCTGGCCAGCACCAGCGTCGCCGTGGCGGAGAAGGCCGGCGACCTTCTGGCCAAGATCCTGCCAGACGTCCAGAAGACCGCCGATCTGGTGCAGGAGATCGCCGCCTCCTGCCGGGAGCAGGACAGCGGTACCCAGCAGATCAACCGGGCGGTCCAGCAGCTGGATCAGGTTGTGCAGCAGAACGCCTCTGCCTCGGAGGAGATGTCCAGCACCTCCGAGGAGCTGGCCAGCCAGGCAACGCAGATGCAGGCCAGCATCGCCTTCTTCAAGGTCGACGACCGGGGTGCCGGCCGTGTGGCCCTGTCCGGCGGCAGTGTCCGGCGGGCCGGCCAGGCCGGCCCCAAAGCGCGGGGCGCCGCCCCGCGCCTGCCATCAGGCAAGGCCGCCAGCGGTCAAGGTCAGGGGGCCAGCGTCGTGCTGGACAGCCGCGGGGCAGGGGATGTGGAGTTCGAGGCCTACTGA